Proteins co-encoded in one Brassica oleracea var. oleracea cultivar TO1000 chromosome C4, BOL, whole genome shotgun sequence genomic window:
- the LOC106337570 gene encoding MATH domain and coiled-coil domain-containing protein At3g58360-like isoform X1 has protein sequence MGEHSMKKITWTIKNFSSLQREKLCSDPFVVGRCECRLVCCRRLCAYPKGNNVDYLFLFLEVADHESLPCGWRRNVRFSLSIVNQNTIKRSRQNDEQKWFGEESPRWGRVSMFPLNEIHAKESGYLVNGEFKIVAEIEVIAAIGKLDIAEETSTIIETMDVNGFQLFPSQMELVSRLLERHPEIASDIRTKNPNLRMGYMSLLLSLIETLRQSPHKLSKTDLAEADAALGSLTNAEFKLDWLEKKLDEMAEKKEKEEAGEARVREIEEDLKDLNQKCSDLEAQLEKQKLELSAAKAPISFDDVF, from the exons ATGGGGGAGCACTCAATGAAGAAGATCACTTGGACGATCAAGAACTTTTCATCTTTGCAACGTGAGAAACTTTGTTCTGATCCATTCGTGGTCGGTCGTTGCGAATG TAGACTTGTTTGCTGCAGGCGTCTTTGTGCATATCCCAAGGGAAACAACGTTGACTACTTGTTTCTATTTCTTGAAGTCGCCGATCATGAATCACTGCCTTGTGGATGGAGAAGAAACGTTCGATTTTCCCTAAGTATAGTAAACCAAAACACCATAAAACGTTCCAGACAAAATG ATGAGCAAAAGTGGTTTGGTGAGGAGTCTCCTCGTTGGGGTCGTGTATCCATGTTTCCCCTGAATGAGATCCATGCCAAAGAGAGTGGATATTTGGTAAACGGAGAATTCAAGATTGTTGCTGAGATTGAGGTCATTGCAGCAATTGGCAAGTTAGATATAGCAGAGGAAACTTCAACAATAATAGAAACCATGGATGTTAATGGCTTTCAACTTTTTCCTTCACAG ATGGAACTTGTGAGCCGTTTGTTAGAAAGACACCCAGAGATTGCATCGGATATCCGTACTAAGAACCCAAATCTTAGGATGGGTTACATGAGCTTGCTACTTAGTCTGATTGAGACTCTGCGTCAGTCACCTCACAAGCTCTCCAAGACTGATCTGGCCGAGGCAGATGCTGCTTTGGGATCCTTGACCAATGCTGAATTTAAATTGGATTGGTTGGAGAAGAAACTCGATGAGATGGCCGAGAAGAAGGAGAAAGAGGAGGCAGGTGAGGCTCGAGTGCGGGAAATCGAGGAAGACTTGAAGGATTTAAACCAGAAGTGCTCAGACCTGGAAGCTCAGCTGGAGAAGCAAAAACTAGAGTTGTCGGCTGCAAAAGCTCCTATCTCATTTGATGATGTTTTTTAA
- the LOC106337570 gene encoding MATH domain and coiled-coil domain-containing protein At3g58360-like isoform X2: MGEHSMKKITWTIKNFSSLQREKLCSDPFVVGRCEWRLCAYPKGNNVDYLFLFLEVADHESLPCGWRRNVRFSLSIVNQNTIKRSRQNDEQKWFGEESPRWGRVSMFPLNEIHAKESGYLVNGEFKIVAEIEVIAAIGKLDIAEETSTIIETMDVNGFQLFPSQMELVSRLLERHPEIASDIRTKNPNLRMGYMSLLLSLIETLRQSPHKLSKTDLAEADAALGSLTNAEFKLDWLEKKLDEMAEKKEKEEAGEARVREIEEDLKDLNQKCSDLEAQLEKQKLELSAAKAPISFDDVF; the protein is encoded by the exons ATGGGGGAGCACTCAATGAAGAAGATCACTTGGACGATCAAGAACTTTTCATCTTTGCAACGTGAGAAACTTTGTTCTGATCCATTCGTGGTCGGTCGTTGCGAATG GCGTCTTTGTGCATATCCCAAGGGAAACAACGTTGACTACTTGTTTCTATTTCTTGAAGTCGCCGATCATGAATCACTGCCTTGTGGATGGAGAAGAAACGTTCGATTTTCCCTAAGTATAGTAAACCAAAACACCATAAAACGTTCCAGACAAAATG ATGAGCAAAAGTGGTTTGGTGAGGAGTCTCCTCGTTGGGGTCGTGTATCCATGTTTCCCCTGAATGAGATCCATGCCAAAGAGAGTGGATATTTGGTAAACGGAGAATTCAAGATTGTTGCTGAGATTGAGGTCATTGCAGCAATTGGCAAGTTAGATATAGCAGAGGAAACTTCAACAATAATAGAAACCATGGATGTTAATGGCTTTCAACTTTTTCCTTCACAG ATGGAACTTGTGAGCCGTTTGTTAGAAAGACACCCAGAGATTGCATCGGATATCCGTACTAAGAACCCAAATCTTAGGATGGGTTACATGAGCTTGCTACTTAGTCTGATTGAGACTCTGCGTCAGTCACCTCACAAGCTCTCCAAGACTGATCTGGCCGAGGCAGATGCTGCTTTGGGATCCTTGACCAATGCTGAATTTAAATTGGATTGGTTGGAGAAGAAACTCGATGAGATGGCCGAGAAGAAGGAGAAAGAGGAGGCAGGTGAGGCTCGAGTGCGGGAAATCGAGGAAGACTTGAAGGATTTAAACCAGAAGTGCTCAGACCTGGAAGCTCAGCTGGAGAAGCAAAAACTAGAGTTGTCGGCTGCAAAAGCTCCTATCTCATTTGATGATGTTTTTTAA